The Pocillopora verrucosa isolate sample1 chromosome 9, ASM3666991v2, whole genome shotgun sequence genome includes the window ACGATGACAAGGAAAGAACTTTCCGCAGCACGAGAACTTGACACGGCAGAGCCGCTGATAATGTTCACACAGCCATTGTCGAACCTCAGCAGGAGCCGAGTCTTGCGAAGGTGTTTCTTGTCCACCGCTCGTGGAGTTCCGCTCTACTCTTTCATTCATGAGTCCCGTTTCTCTCGCTTCCCTCGcttccctttcttttctttcacgtGCAAGTTGTTCTTTCCTTGCCcgctcttcttttctttttcgctcCGTTTCTTTCATCgatttctctctttcttgtctttctttcaACGTTTTCTCGACAAGACAGCAAGCTTCAGCCACACGTTGCTCGAGGACGGCCAACGACTCGTCAGCAAATGTGTTTGAATTACTGTTCAACAGACCCTGACCAGCTTCTTCACTTTCCCCGTCCAGAAGAAATCCCGTAGCGTCATCTCCTCTTTCAAACTGCGATGACAACATCGGCCTTTCGGCGAGTACATGTCCATTTGTGAAGATATTTGGTGGAGTTCTTGCCCGTGCATTACTAGTGGGAAACTCTCTGACAGTCAACGTGAGATTTGCTTTAGATCCATCTTCGACGAAACTTGAAGATTGAGGCAGTCCTATGGTCTTCGCTGGAACAGTTTTGGGCATCAGGACTAAGTTGAGGGATGACTTTTGCGGCTGATAACCATCACGACTTGAGTATATTTGTGGAGGAGATCCCATGGTACTGGCGTAGGCAGAATAATCTCCTGCATAAAATTTTGTAGAATCACGACATTCGGGAAGTATCGATGAACTTAGGGGAGTAGGGTGGTACACTTCAGGCATACATCCAGATCTGTTGTACTCGGAGTGTGTACCTGCAGGCGATTCTAAATCTTCACATGGGCCACAAGAATCCCAGCGCTCATCAGATGTATTGCACCCACAAGAATGACGTGCGAGAAAAATGGGATCTAATCCGATGTGATTTGTTCCAAAGTCATCCTCACTTGGATCTCTTTGTGAACTGTGGCCTGACGGAAGATCGCTTCGGCGTCCACCTTTCAAACTAAGAGATCTTTTTTCTTTCGAATTACTCTCATGGGAATCTCCTGGTGTTTTTGGAAGGGCAACAGCTTGGGTATTCCAATCCTTGTCAAAGCCGCAAGCCTCATTTGTAGGTAATACATCGCAGTTTTCACCGCTGTCTGCAACCACATCCCCTCCCTGAAAAGAAGCTTTAAGGACGTCGTTCCGTCCATCTCTGACTTCATTTGGTGTTTCCAGTATTTCCTGTGAGATGCTGATTCTCCTGTTTTTATCCTTTTGGGATGGATTTTTAAGGCGGTAGTGATGCTCGCCTTCACGGTTTTCTTGACTAGAAATTTTACCTGGTTCGTGAAATTCTTCGTTGCTGTCCCACTTGTTATTGTCTTCTCCAAATAATGGAATATCATGGCTCACAACTCCATCTGCTGCGTTGCAAGGAAATTCTTGCCAGCTTCGGTCAGGGCGCGACTTCAACTGAGGAACCTCTTGGAAGTCCTCGCACAATAAAAGCTTGGCAAGAGCGATGTTACATTGCACTAAATCCGGGTGATCTGAAGCGTAGTCAAAACTTGTTAAAATACTCAATGCTTcttcaaagaaatgttttgataacatgttttttttcattaaaaagaaTCTAACACCTTGCCTATAGAGAAACGATGCCTGTGTTGGGTGGTTTTTCCCAAGCGTCTCTTGGCAACTTGGTACAAAAACGTCAAGGAAAGATGCAAAGTCTACGTTTTTTTCGTTGAAGTGATATTCAACTAAATTCAATATTGTTGCGAACAAGAAGTCCCAGTGGAATTTTCCACTACATTCGAGGACACATTCAAAATCGGGAAAGAAAAACGGAAATGAAGACATCAGTGACGAAGCAgacgatgaagatgacgatgTCGATGACgaagatgacgatgacgatgacgatgatgaaactgctgaagaagatgatgatggtaatgatgatggtaatgatgatgatgatgatgatgaagaccCTAACCCTGACCCTGATGCTGCCGAAAACGATTGTAAGGAAGGCGATAGTGGTGGTGATAGCGATTGAGGAGAAAGAGAAGGGAAAGCCAAGCGCTCCGCTATTTTCTCTGCACGAGCCACATCTCCAATCGTTTGATACGCCAAACAAATTTTAGAAGATATGAATTTTGAGAATAT containing:
- the LOC131781118 gene encoding uncharacterized protein, with product MDRTALKIPKNAGSGLHLEDESECDDNQSARRSTFGHFEETMDQFQQFKVEAATESLQAAYRHFLNLSPDSFRNPTDYEKEQVDRGREMGLSYCSAPPFFGAVLLNPKLIADKDVHFYASFTTVFGAVALKLHKYKMAIDLFQRCDSLYTFDATPCPENNEQVINILRAVAKANVGCVYLIMRATNKAKDYLERALEIFETFKNKTDSPEINIVAVQINLSLAYQCQKNYPTAVKLQEGLLLKAKDPIIPPRLVAAIYYNRAELFTELKEPIKALIELRKLDTLSEGMNNEEGIFSKFISSKICLAYQTIGDVARAEKIAERLAFPSLSPQSLSPPLSPSLQSFSAASGSGLGSSSSSSSSLPSSLPSSSSSAVSSSSSSSSSSSSTSSSSSSASSLMSSFPFFFPDFECVLECSGKFHWDFLFATILNLVEYHFNEKNVDFASFLDVFVPSCQETLGKNHPTQASFLYRQGVRFFLMKKNMLSKHFFEEALSILTSFDYASDHPDLVQCNIALAKLLLCEDFQEVPQLKSRPDRSWQEFPCNAADGVVSHDIPLFGEDNNKWDSNEEFHEPGKISSQENREGEHHYRLKNPSQKDKNRRISISQEILETPNEVRDGRNDVLKASFQGGDVVADSGENCDVLPTNEACGFDKDWNTQAVALPKTPGDSHESNSKEKRSLSLKGGRRSDLPSGHSSQRDPSEDDFGTNHIGLDPIFLARHSCGCNTSDERWDSCGPCEDLESPAGTHSEYNRSGCMPEVYHPTPLSSSILPECRDSTKFYAGDYSAYASTMGSPPQIYSSRDGYQPQKSSLNLVLMPKTVPAKTIGLPQSSSFVEDGSKANLTLTVREFPTSNARARTPPNIFTNGHVLAERPMLSSQFERGDDATGFLLDGESEEAGQGLLNSNSNTFADESLAVLEQRVAEACCLVEKTLKERQEREKSMKETERKRKEERARKEQLARERKEREAREARETGLMNERVERNSTSGGQETPSQDSAPAEVRQWLCEHYQRLCRVKFSCCGKFFPCHRCHNNSGCPNDNSKARDACSVECSVCSHQQEINQDAHTCVRCKTRLSAYFCSVCKHFTGEDKAPYHCEKCGICRIYKDRSFHCDVCNVCLDKRLEGKHSCRANSGHDECCICLEDAFSGCQILPCSHKVHRECAIAMIQNGVRSCPICRHPLYSQTGMSE